One genomic window of Sardina pilchardus chromosome 15, fSarPil1.1, whole genome shotgun sequence includes the following:
- the LOC134102287 gene encoding polymeric immunoglobulin receptor-like: MDTLGVNWLVTSMTVLHQLYLAATCVQRSGGVKTLRKLSVQRGGSAVVPCHYDEKYVSQVKYWCRGYTWDTCRVLTRSSSVPSPPDTRVSISDDITQRVFTVTMRDLQDTDSDVYWCAVDITGPDDKAYLKITVTPGPPELYSESSVFSGPVGGVVLVRCFYGDRLRSGEKKWCRSGSSVCLTAGRTSRLYKYALDTDPRTGALSVTIRDLRPADQGWYWCTGGDTQLPVYVAVSTKTNTPPVTQRETTSTTHTTTAVQTVRATLASEAPAPLQTSIGATPPRHSGATPPRHPDEDTAAGEEHHAELSIVKYGLMLIRRKLFS, from the exons ATGGATACACTTGGCGTAAATTG gctggtcaccagtaTGACCgtcttacaccagctgtatctgGCTGCAACTTGTGTGCAGA GGTCGGGAGGCGTGAAGACTCTTCGTAAACTGAGTGTACAGCGCGGAGGGTCGGCCGTCGTGCCCTGCCACTACGATGAGAAGTACGTCTCGCAGGTGAAGTACTGGTGCCGCGGCTACACCTGGGACACCTGCCGTGTTCTGACCCGGTCCAGCAGTGTTCCGAGCCCACCGGACACCCGCGTGTCCATTAGTGATGACATCACCCAGCGGGTGTTCACTGTGACCATGAGGGACCTGCAGGACACAGATTCGGACGTCTACTGGTGTGCTGTGGACATCACAGGGCCTGATGATAAAGCTTATCTGAAAATTACCGTCACACCAG gCCCACCAGAGTTGTACTCAGAGAGCAGTGTGTTCTCGGGGCCTGTGGGCGGTGTGGTCCTGGTGCGGTGTTTCTACGGCGACCGTCTGCGGAGCGGAGAGAAGAAGTGGTGCCGGAGCGGCtcgagtgtgtgtctgaccgcCGGCCGCACCTCCAGGCTGTACAAGTACGCGCTGGACACAGACCCGCGGACCGGAGCGCTGAGCGTGACCATCCGGGACCTGAGGCCCGCGGACCAGGGCTGGTACTGGTGCACAGGAGGGGACACACAGCTGCCCGTCTACGTGGCCGTGTCCACCAAGACAAACACACCTCCCGTCACACAAC GAGAGACAACATCTACAACGCATACCACCACAGCAGTGCAAACAG TGAGAGCAACATTAGCAAGTGAAGCTCCAGCGCCGCTGCAGACCAGTATAGGGGCGACCCCCCCACGCCACTCAGGGGCGACCCCCCCACGCCACCCAGACGAGGATACAGCCGCAGGGGAAGAGCACCACGCAGAGCTCAGCATTGTGAAGTACGGCCTTATGCTCATTAGGAGAAAGTTATTCTCATGA